Within Pyxidicoccus trucidator, the genomic segment CTTCCGCGCGCCGAAGAAGCCCGGGGCATGGGCACCGATGCCGCCATCCGCGAGCCGGGGCGCCATCGTGATTCGCAGGAGGCTGTAGTCCTGCGTGTCCTCTTCCTGGTCCAGCGATATCTCGTAGCCCTTGAGCTCCTCGCGGACGCGGTCTGCGAGGTCCTCGGACGAGGGCTTCTGCGCCCCTTGCCCGCGTCGCAGGTCCACCCGCAGCACCGGGCGGCCGGGCGGGCCCGCCTGGAAGCTGTCGTCGGGCGCCACCTGCGCGGACCAGCCGTCCGGCAGCGGCACCTTCACCCCCGAACGAAGGGATGAGGCGCGCGCCGAGCCGTCCGGACTGGCCGCCGGCACGGAGTCCTCCTGCTTGCAGCCCTTGCAGCCTGCCAGGAGGGACAGCGCCAGCACGGTGGCTGGCGCGATGTGCTTCGGGAGGCGCACTACTTCTTTTCGCCACCCGGCGGAGGCGGCTTCCCGCCAGCGCCAATGTTCTCCATCTTCAGCGAGCCCTCGAAGATGACGCCGCGGTCCATGGACAGCGACGGCGTCTCGAGGTTGCCCTTCACGCGGCCGGGCGTCTTCAGCTCGATGACCTGGGTGGCCTTCACGTTGCCTTCGACCTGGCCGTTGATGATGACGGTACCGGCCTGGATTTCGGCATTCACCCGGGCGCCGTCACCGATGACGAGCACGTCCTTGGTGACAATCTGCCCGTTGAACTTTCCGTCGATGCGGACCTGTCCCTCGAACGTGAGCTTCCCTTCGAACTCGCTCCCCTTGCCCAGGAGCGTATGCACCTCACCAGTGCGCTGCGACACGGAATCCTCCTCCCGCCTGAACAAAGGCTTGCTGGGTGCTTCGTCTTTTTTCCCGCCAAGGAGCGCCACGTCCTACTCCTTCCTGAGAAGCTTCAAGAGCCGGTCGAGGTCATCGTAGGAGAAGAAGTCCACCTCGATGGTGCCCTTTCCGGGGCTTCGTTCGGTGAGCCGAACTTTCGTCCCCAGCCGTCGCTGAAGCTCCTCCACCAGGGACTTCACCTGCGGGCTCTGCTTCGGCGCCGACTTGCCCGCATCCTTCTTGCCCGGGGAGCGACTCTGCTGGACGAGCCGCTCCGTGTCACGCACGGACAGCTTCTTGTCCGCTATCTGCTTCGCCAGGTTCTGCAGCTCGGGCAGGCGCGGCACGCCCAGCAGGGCCCGCGCGTGGCCCATGCTCAGCGCGCCGTCCGCCACCATGACCTTCACGTCCTCGGGCAGCGCGAGCAGCCGCAGGGCGTTGGCCACCGTCGAGCGCTCCTTGCCCACGCGCTGGCTGACCTGCTCCTGCGTGAGCTTGAACTCCTCGACGAGCCGCTTGTAGCCCTCGGCCTCTTCAATGGGGTTGAGGTCCGCGCGCTGGAGGTTCTCCACCAGGGCCAGCTCGAAGG encodes:
- the bacM gene encoding bactofilin BacM, which translates into the protein MALLGGKKDEAPSKPLFRREEDSVSQRTGEVHTLLGKGSEFEGKLTFEGQVRIDGKFNGQIVTKDVLVIGDGARVNAEIQAGTVIINGQVEGNVKATQVIELKTPGRVKGNLETPSLSMDRGVIFEGSLKMENIGAGGKPPPPGGEKK
- a CDS encoding ParB/RepB/Spo0J family partition protein, with protein sequence MVKADMQKRALGRGLSALIPQAAPAPAGKAAEQAALKAGVLKLPIESIHRDKEQPRQHFDEVKLKELSDSIKAQGVLQPILVRKDGDGYRIIAGERRWRASQAAGLKEVPAIVKDVTEVQAFELALVENLQRADLNPIEEAEGYKRLVEEFKLTQEQVSQRVGKERSTVANALRLLALPEDVKVMVADGALSMGHARALLGVPRLPELQNLAKQIADKKLSVRDTERLVQQSRSPGKKDAGKSAPKQSPQVKSLVEELQRRLGTKVRLTERSPGKGTIEVDFFSYDDLDRLLKLLRKE